One segment of Gordonia terrae DNA contains the following:
- a CDS encoding DNA-directed RNA polymerase subunit alpha yields the protein MLISQRPTLTEEVLAEDRSKFVIEPLEPGFGYTLGNSLRRTLLSSIPGAAITSIRIDGVLHEFTTVAGVKEDVTDIILNLKGLVVSSDEDEPVTMYVRKQGPGTVTGADIVPPAGVTVHNPDLHIATLNDKGKLEIELVVERGRGYVPAVQNKASGAEIGRIPVDSIYSPVLKVTYKVEATRVEQRTDFDRLVLDVETKNSISARDALASAGKTLVELFGLARELNVEAEGIEIGPSPAEADHIASFSLPIEDLELTVRSYNCLKREGVHTVGELVARTESDLLDIRNFGQKSIDEVKVKLHALGLSLKDSPASFDPSQVAGYDPATGTWSEDASFDADSGEDFAETEQL from the coding sequence ATGCTCATCTCACAGCGACCCACCCTCACCGAGGAAGTCCTTGCCGAGGACCGTTCGAAGTTCGTCATCGAGCCGCTCGAGCCGGGCTTCGGTTACACCCTCGGCAACTCGCTGCGTCGTACCCTGCTCAGCTCGATCCCGGGTGCTGCCATCACCAGCATTCGTATCGACGGCGTGCTCCACGAGTTCACCACCGTGGCCGGGGTCAAGGAAGACGTCACCGACATCATCCTGAACCTCAAGGGCCTCGTGGTCAGCTCCGACGAGGACGAGCCGGTCACCATGTACGTGCGCAAGCAGGGTCCGGGCACCGTCACCGGCGCCGACATCGTGCCCCCGGCCGGTGTCACCGTGCACAACCCCGATCTGCACATCGCCACCCTGAACGACAAGGGCAAGCTCGAGATCGAGCTCGTCGTCGAGCGGGGCCGCGGCTATGTTCCGGCCGTGCAGAACAAGGCGTCGGGTGCCGAGATCGGCCGTATCCCGGTCGACTCGATCTACTCGCCGGTGCTCAAGGTGACCTACAAGGTCGAGGCAACCCGTGTCGAGCAGCGCACCGACTTCGATCGCCTGGTGCTCGATGTGGAGACCAAGAACTCGATCAGTGCGCGTGACGCGCTGGCATCGGCGGGCAAGACCCTGGTGGAGCTGTTCGGGCTCGCCCGGGAACTCAACGTCGAGGCCGAGGGCATCGAGATCGGGCCGTCGCCGGCCGAGGCCGACCACATCGCGTCGTTCAGCCTGCCGATCGAGGATCTCGAGCTGACCGTCCGGTCCTACAACTGCCTCAAGCGCGAGGGTGTGCACACCGTCGGCGAGCTGGTTGCCCGGACCGAGTCGGATCTGCTCGACATCCGCAACTTCGGTCAGAAGTCGATCGACGAGGTCAAGGTCAAGCTGCACGCGCTCGGTCTGTCGCTCAAGGACAGCCCGGCGAGCTTCGATCCGTCGCAGGTCGCAGGTTATGACCCGGCCACCGGCACGTGGTCGGAAGACGCGTCCTTCGACGCCGATTCCGGTGAGGATTTCGC
- the rpsD gene encoding 30S ribosomal protein S4 produces MARYTGPATKKSRRLRVDLIGGDAAFERRPYPPGQHGRSRIKESEYLLQLQEKQKARFTYGVMEKQFRRYFEEANRRTGKTGDELLKLLETRLDNVVYRSGIARTRRQARQLVSHGHFTVNGVKVDVPSYRVSQYDIIDVRPKSLQTVPFQIAKELVGDRPVPGWLQVVPSTLRILVHSVPERAQIDVPLTEQLIVEFYSK; encoded by the coding sequence ATGGCTCGTTATACCGGCCCCGCAACAAAGAAGTCCCGTCGTCTCCGCGTCGACCTCATCGGTGGAGACGCAGCGTTCGAGCGTCGCCCCTACCCGCCCGGCCAGCACGGCCGTTCGCGGATCAAGGAGAGCGAGTACCTGCTCCAGCTGCAGGAGAAGCAGAAGGCGCGCTTCACCTACGGCGTCATGGAGAAGCAGTTCCGCCGCTACTTCGAAGAGGCGAACCGTCGCACCGGCAAGACCGGTGACGAACTGCTGAAGCTGCTCGAGACCCGTCTCGACAACGTCGTGTACCGCTCGGGCATCGCCCGGACCCGTCGCCAGGCCCGCCAGCTGGTCAGCCACGGCCACTTCACCGTCAACGGTGTGAAGGTCGACGTGCCCAGCTACCGCGTCAGCCAGTACGACATCATCGACGTCCGCCCGAAGTCGCTGCAGACCGTCCCGTTCCAGATCGCCAAGGAGCTCGTCGGCGATCGTCCGGTCCCGGGTTGGCTCCAGGTCGTGCCGTCGACCCTGCGCATCCTCGTGCACAGCGTGCCCGAGCGTGCTCAGATCGACGTACCGCTCACCGAGCAGCTCATCGTCGAGTTCTACTCGAAGTAA
- the rpsK gene encoding 30S ribosomal protein S11 — protein MPPKSRSAGPKKGTRRRDKKNVPHGHAHIKSTFNNTIVSISDPSGNIISWASSGHVGFKGSRKSTPFAAQLAAENAARKAQEHGVKKVDVFVKGPGSGRETAIRSLQAAGLEVGTISDVTPQPHNGCRPPKRRRV, from the coding sequence ATGCCTCCGAAGTCACGTAGCGCAGGCCCCAAGAAGGGCACCCGCCGTCGCGATAAGAAGAACGTCCCGCACGGCCACGCGCACATCAAGTCGACGTTCAACAACACCATCGTGTCGATCAGCGACCCCAGCGGCAACATCATCAGCTGGGCATCGTCGGGCCACGTCGGTTTCAAGGGTTCGCGCAAGAGCACCCCGTTCGCGGCTCAGCTCGCGGCCGAGAACGCTGCGCGCAAGGCCCAGGAACACGGCGTCAAGAAGGTCGACGTCTTCGTCAAGGGACCGGGCTCGGGTCGCGAGACCGCCATCCGCTCCCTGCAGGCAGCCGGCCTCGAGGTCGGCACCATCTCCGATGTGACCCCGCAGCCGCACAACGGTTGCCGTCCGCCCAAGCGGCGCCGGGTCTAG
- the rpsM gene encoding 30S ribosomal protein S13 — MARVAGVDLPREKRLEIALTYIYGVGRTTSKEILEGTGLSPDLRAKDLTDADVSKLREYIEASVKVEGDLRREVQADIRRKIEIGCYQGLRHRRGLPVRGQRTKTNARTRKGPKKTIAGKKK; from the coding sequence ATGGCACGTGTTGCTGGTGTGGATCTCCCCCGCGAGAAGCGGCTGGAGATCGCACTGACCTACATCTATGGAGTTGGGCGTACCACCTCCAAGGAGATCCTCGAGGGAACGGGCCTGAGCCCCGACCTGCGAGCCAAGGATCTCACCGACGCAGACGTCTCGAAGCTGCGTGAGTACATCGAAGCCTCGGTGAAGGTCGAGGGTGACCTGCGTCGCGAGGTGCAGGCCGACATCCGTCGCAAGATCGAGATCGGCTGCTACCAGGGTCTGCGCCACCGTCGTGGCCTGCCTGTGCGTGGACAGCGCACCAAGACCAATGCCCGCACTCGCAAGGGCCCGAAGAAGACCATCGCCGGGAAGAAGAAGTAA
- the rpmJ gene encoding 50S ribosomal protein L36, whose protein sequence is MKVQPSVKPICEKCKVIRRNGRVMVICENLRHKQRQG, encoded by the coding sequence GTGAAGGTTCAGCCGAGCGTCAAGCCGATCTGCGAGAAGTGCAAGGTGATCCGCCGCAACGGTCGGGTCATGGTGATCTGCGAGAACCTGCGTCACAAGCAGCGTCAGGGCTGA
- the infA gene encoding translation initiation factor IF-1 gives MAKKDGAIEVEGRVIEPLPNAMFRIELENGHKVLAHISGKMRQHYIRILPEDRVVVELSPYDLARGRIVYRYK, from the coding sequence ATGGCGAAGAAAGACGGGGCCATCGAGGTCGAGGGTCGAGTGATCGAACCCCTGCCCAATGCGATGTTTCGTATTGAGCTGGAGAACGGACACAAGGTTCTCGCCCACATCAGCGGCAAGATGCGGCAGCACTACATCCGCATCCTGCCCGAGGATCGGGTCGTCGTGGAACTCTCGCCCTACGACCTGGCTCGTGGGCGAATCGTGTACCGCTACAAGTGA
- a CDS encoding iron chaperone, giving the protein MGTVDDYLDGLDPADREVVGRIYDVARTAVPDTTQGKGYGMPALTYRGSPLLSVMRTKKHIGLYPFSPEAVDAGRPFLDGFDVEKGTVRFQPGTPPSDDAIRAMMSFRRDQIDG; this is encoded by the coding sequence ATGGGCACTGTCGACGACTATCTCGACGGACTCGACCCCGCCGACCGCGAGGTGGTCGGACGCATCTACGACGTCGCCCGCACCGCGGTCCCCGACACCACTCAGGGCAAGGGCTACGGCATGCCGGCCCTGACATATCGCGGGAGCCCGCTCCTCTCGGTGATGCGCACCAAGAAGCACATCGGTCTGTACCCGTTCAGCCCGGAGGCGGTCGACGCCGGGCGGCCGTTCCTCGACGGTTTCGACGTGGAGAAGGGCACCGTTCGGTTTCAGCCGGGGACTCCTCCTTCCGACGATGCGATCCGCGCGATGATGTCGTTTCGGCGCGATCAGATCGACGGCTGA
- the metE gene encoding 5-methyltetrahydropteroyltriglutamate--homocysteine S-methyltransferase, whose amino-acid sequence MSDTVRRSSAAPFTTTVLGTARIGPRRELKRAVESYWSGRIDRTELATVAQRLRSEQWAELTEAGHDSVPVNTFSYYDQVLDTTVLLDALPPRFAEIDDRLDRYFAAARGTAEVTPLEMTKWFDTNYHYLVPEIGPSTTFRLNPAKVLAEVAEAGELGLPARPVIVGPVTFLALSKAVDGAGAPLDRLDELVPLYRDLLTRLADAGVEWVQLDEPVLVTDAAAGLGPRTESVYNALGSHERRPAIAVATYFGDAGDRLAHLARTPIEAIAVDLVDGSVETVAGTPGLADKLLIAGVVDGRNVWRTDLDQAAATLATVLGSARSIAVSTSCSTLHVPYTVDAEDELDTNLRGWLAFAAEKFLEVAVLSSALREGHAAQAAAFAESSTALASRATDPRLHNADVRARLDAVTDADATRGPADDRLAAQQERLGLPPLPTTTIGSYPQTSAIRLARAALRSGEIDRTEYEDRMKAEIADVVALQESVGLDVLVHGEPERNDMVQYFAEQFEGYFATANGWVQSYGSRCVRPPILFGDVSRPKQMTVDWITYAQTLTSKPVKGMLTGPVTILAWSFVRNDQPLSASADQIALAIRDETVDLERAGVGIIQVDEPALRELLPLRDADKPGYLAWAVRAFRIATSGVRDDTQIHTHLCYSEFGEVIGAIADLDADVTSIEAARSHMEVLDDLDEAGFRNAVGPGVYDIHSPRVPDQDEIFSALSSALSSVGASRLWVNPDCGLKTRGTPEVVDSLTNMVAAATRLRETIPLSG is encoded by the coding sequence ATGTCCGACACCGTCCGCCGCAGCTCCGCGGCACCGTTCACCACCACCGTCCTCGGCACCGCACGCATCGGCCCCCGGCGCGAACTGAAGAGGGCCGTCGAAAGCTATTGGTCCGGCCGCATCGACCGGACCGAGCTCGCCACGGTCGCGCAGCGCCTACGCAGCGAGCAGTGGGCCGAGCTCACCGAGGCCGGCCACGACTCCGTCCCGGTCAACACGTTCTCGTACTACGACCAGGTGCTCGACACCACGGTCCTCCTCGACGCACTGCCGCCGAGGTTCGCCGAGATCGACGATCGGCTCGATCGCTACTTCGCGGCGGCCCGCGGAACCGCCGAGGTGACCCCACTCGAGATGACCAAATGGTTCGACACCAATTACCACTACCTGGTCCCCGAGATCGGCCCGTCGACCACGTTCCGGTTGAATCCGGCGAAGGTGCTGGCCGAGGTCGCCGAAGCCGGGGAACTGGGTCTCCCGGCCCGCCCGGTGATCGTCGGCCCGGTGACGTTCCTGGCGCTGTCGAAGGCGGTCGACGGGGCGGGCGCTCCGCTCGATCGCCTCGACGAGTTGGTGCCCCTGTACCGAGACCTCCTGACGCGGTTGGCTGACGCCGGCGTCGAGTGGGTTCAGCTGGACGAACCCGTCCTGGTGACCGATGCCGCCGCGGGCCTGGGTCCGCGGACCGAATCGGTGTACAACGCCCTGGGCTCCCACGAGCGCCGTCCGGCCATCGCGGTGGCGACGTACTTCGGTGACGCCGGTGATCGGTTGGCACACTTGGCCCGGACGCCGATCGAGGCCATCGCGGTCGACCTCGTCGACGGCTCGGTCGAGACGGTGGCCGGCACCCCCGGCCTGGCCGACAAGCTGCTGATCGCCGGCGTGGTGGACGGCCGCAACGTGTGGCGCACCGACCTGGACCAGGCCGCGGCGACGCTGGCCACCGTGCTCGGTTCCGCCCGTTCCATCGCCGTCTCGACGTCGTGCTCGACCCTGCATGTCCCCTACACCGTGGACGCGGAGGACGAGCTCGACACCAACCTTCGCGGTTGGCTCGCGTTCGCGGCCGAGAAATTCCTCGAGGTGGCGGTGTTGTCGTCGGCGTTGCGCGAAGGCCACGCCGCGCAGGCCGCCGCCTTCGCCGAGAGCTCGACGGCACTGGCCAGCCGTGCCACCGACCCTCGTTTGCACAACGCCGACGTCCGCGCACGCCTGGACGCCGTCACCGATGCCGACGCGACGCGCGGCCCGGCCGATGATCGCCTCGCCGCCCAGCAGGAGCGGCTGGGACTGCCCCCGCTGCCGACCACCACGATCGGTTCCTATCCGCAGACCTCTGCGATCCGACTGGCGCGGGCCGCGCTGCGATCGGGCGAGATCGACCGCACCGAGTACGAGGACCGGATGAAAGCGGAGATCGCGGACGTCGTGGCGCTGCAGGAATCGGTCGGCCTCGATGTGCTCGTCCACGGGGAACCCGAGCGCAATGACATGGTGCAGTACTTCGCCGAGCAGTTCGAGGGATATTTCGCGACGGCGAACGGTTGGGTGCAGTCCTACGGCTCGCGGTGCGTGCGGCCACCGATCCTGTTCGGCGATGTGAGCCGGCCGAAGCAGATGACAGTCGACTGGATCACCTACGCGCAGACGCTGACCAGCAAGCCGGTCAAGGGCATGCTGACCGGCCCGGTGACGATTCTTGCCTGGTCTTTCGTTCGCAACGACCAGCCGCTGTCGGCGTCTGCCGATCAGATCGCGCTCGCCATCCGCGACGAGACCGTCGACCTCGAGAGGGCAGGGGTCGGGATCATCCAGGTCGACGAACCCGCTCTGCGCGAGTTGCTGCCGTTGCGTGACGCGGACAAGCCCGGGTACCTGGCGTGGGCCGTTCGGGCGTTCCGCATCGCGACCTCCGGGGTCCGCGACGATACACAGATCCACACGCACCTCTGCTATTCGGAATTCGGCGAGGTCATCGGAGCGATCGCCGACCTCGACGCCGACGTCACCTCGATCGAGGCGGCGCGGTCGCACATGGAGGTGCTCGACGACCTCGACGAGGCCGGCTTCCGTAACGCGGTGGGCCCGGGTGTGTACGACATCCACTCACCGCGCGTGCCCGACCAGGACGAGATCTTCTCGGCCCTGTCGTCGGCGCTGTCGAGCGTCGGCGCTTCCCGTCTGTGGGTCAACCCGGATTGCGGGCTGAAGACCCGCGGGACCCCGGAGGTGGTGGACTCGCTCACCAACATGGTGGCCGCGGCAACACGACTGCGCGAGACGATCCCGCTGTCCGGCTAG